In Citrus sinensis cultivar Valencia sweet orange chromosome 4, DVS_A1.0, whole genome shotgun sequence, one DNA window encodes the following:
- the LOC102628558 gene encoding uncharacterized protein LOC102628558 translates to MERKNILGSGRAYVLFVIVAFVFMITSADTAGAQSAAQCKEERRILVNACKSVITRRPPSAYCCQRLRVTNANCVCPVITPQLAALIDVNYAIRVIQSCGRQVPRHFKCGSITTP, encoded by the exons ATGGAGAGGAAAAATATATTGGGGAGTGGGAGAGCGTATGTGCTCTTTGTGATAGTAGCGTTTGTGTTTATGATAACGAGTGCTGATACTGCAGGTGCACAGAGCGCCGCTCAGTGCAAAGAAGAGAGGAGGATATTGGTGAATGCTTGCAAGTCTGTGATCACACGGAGGCCACCAAGCGCGTACTGTTGCCAGAGGTTGAGGGTTACGAACGCTAACTGTGTTTGTCCGGTGATTACACCCCAATTAGCAGCCTTGATTGACGTCAACTACGCGATCAGGGTCATTCAGAGCTGCGGACGTCAAGTCCCTCGCCATTTCAAGTGTGGAA GTATCACAACACCATGA